The Ralstonia pickettii DTP0602 genome segment GGCGTCGCGCACCAGCGTGATGGTGGTGATGACCGACCAGGCGACATCGCGCTGCTGCGGCGCCTGTTGCGCCAGGCACCACAGCGCCGAGGCCGCACGCGTGGACGACAAGGCACGCACGGCGGTGCGCACGGCGTCGGCAAAGGCCTTGTCCGAGAACTCGGCCTCCTTGCCCAGGCCCACCAGCAGCACCCGCGCGGCGCCCACACCGGCGACTTCGTGCAGCATCAGGTGCGTGCCGCGCTTGCCTTCGAAGTCACCCTGCTTGACCAGCCGCGCCACCAAGCCCTTCGTGGCCACGTCCAGCGCCTTGGCCACGCCGGCAAGGTTCTGGCCTTCGAACAGGCCGACCACCAGGCAGTCGGTCTTGGTCGCCAGGAAACCATTTTGGCCGGCTTTGCTCCAATCCAGGGCTTTTGTGCTAAATTCCATCGCGCTTCCTTCCAGGGGCTCGTTAGACACGAAAGCCTCTATTATCCGCGATTTTCACCCGCGACCTGCCGCCGCTGATCCGCCCCGCTGACAGCCCGCTGTCTTGTCAGCTGTTCTCCCAGGCACATCTCGCACGGCACATCGCCCGCTCCGGCCGGCAGACCGGAACCGAACCCGCATGATCCTTCAACAAGCCCTGCGACGCGAGCTCGCCTACACCGCCGGGGCGGTGTTCCTGGTGATGCTGACCTTCATGCTCACGTCGCTCGTGATCCGCATCCTGGGGCTGGCCGCCAATGGCAAGGCCAGCCCCAACGACGTGCTGATGCTGATCGGCCTGGCCACCATCGGCTACCTGTCGATCCTGCTTTCGGCCACGCTCTTCATCTCCACCCTGATCGTGCTCACGCGCTGGTACAAGGATTCGGAGATGGTGGTGTGGTTCTCGGCGGGCATCTCGCTGCGCGACCTGGTCAAGCCGGTGCTGCAGTTCGCCGCGCCCCTCATCGTGCTGGCGCTGCTGCTGGGCATGTTCGCCTGGCCGTGGGCCAACCAGCAGAGCGCGCTCTTTCGCGACCGCTTCGAGCAGCGCGGCGTGATCTCGATGATCGCCGCCGGGCGCTTTATCGAGCCCGCCAAGGCCAACTACGTACTGTTCATCGAGGGCATCGACGCCGACATGAAGCATGCGCGCAATGTCTTCGTCGCCAATTCCGAGGCCGACAAGATCGGCGTGGCGCTGGCGCACCAGGGCAGCTTCGAGACCATGCCCAACGGCGACCGGCTGGTGGTGATGGAGAACGGCCGCCGCTATTCCGGCACGCCGGGCCAGATCGACTACCGCATCATCGAGTTCGAACGCTATGCGGTCAAGGTGGACAGCAAGCCGCCTGAGTCGGAGGCCAAGCTGCCGCCCAAGAGCCGCGACACCATCGACCTGATCCGCAATCCGACGCCGGAGAACCTGGGCGAGCTGGTGTGGCGCATCTCGCTGCCGATCCTGGCCTTCAACTTCGTGATGATCGCGATCCCGCTGGCCTACGTGAACCCGCGCCTGGGCCGCTACACGCCGCTGGTGTTCGCGGTGCTGATCTACCTGACCTACAGCAACCTGATCAACCTGTCGCAGTCCTGGGTGCGCTCGGGCGCGATCCCGTTCTGGCTGGCATGGTGGCCGATCCACCTGGCGGTGTTCCTGGGAGCGCTGATGCTGTTCCGCTACCGGCAAAACCGCAGCCTGGGCGGCTGGAGGGCGGTGTTCGGACTGCGCCGCCGCAATGCCGCGCCCACCGGAGGCCGGGCATGAGGATCCTGCGCGTCTATGAACGCTACTTCGGCCGGCTGGTCTACGGCGTGTTCGCCTTTATCCTGTTCGCGGTGCTGTCGCTGTTCGTGTTCTTCGACATGCTCAACGAGCTGGAGAACGTCAACAGCCAGTACACCTCGCTGGTCGCGCTGTTCCACGTGCTGCTGCAGGCGCCCACGCGGGTGTATGAGGTACTGCCGATTGCAGTGCTGATCAGCGCGATCTACGTGTTCTCGCAGCTCGCCAGCCAGTCCGAGTACACCATCTTCCGCGTGGCCGGCCTGAACACGCGCCAGGCGCTGTTCTCGCTGTTCAAGCTGGCGGTGCCGCTGGCGCTGGTGACGTTTATCTTCGGCGAGTTCATCGGCCCGCGCGCGGAGCAGTATGCGCAGAAGATCAAGCTCGAGGCGATCGGCGCGACGGTGTCCGCGGGCTTCCGCTCCGGGGTCTGGGTCAAGGACCGCGACAAGGACGCCACCGACGGCGGCGAGATCACCCGCTTCGTCAACGTGGCGGGGCTGCGTCCGGACCAGACCATCACCGGCATCACGATCTACGAATTCGATCCCGAGTACCGCCTGCGCGTGATCCGCGTGGCGCAGGAAGGGCGCTACCAGGGCGGTCAGTCGTGGGAACTGCAGAACGTCAGCGAGACGCGTTTTGCCGAGCTGGCCAAGACGGCGCAACCGACGCCGGCGGCACAGCCCGCCGCGCGCAGCGACGCGCTGGCGCCGGTCTTCCGTGCCGAGCAGATGAAGTTCCCGCGCGTGACCATGCATTCCGAGCTGACGCCGCAGATCCTGTCGGTGCTGCTGGTGACGCCCGAGCGCATGTCGACGCTGGATCTGTTCCGCTATATCCGCCACCTGCGCGACAACAAGCAGGACACGCAGCGCTACGAGATCGCGTTCTGGAAGAAGGTGATCTACCCGCTGACGCTGTTCGTGATGGTGGCGCTGGCCCTGCCCTTCGCCTATCTCCACGCCCGTGCCGGCGCGGTCGGCGTCAAGGTGTTCGGCGGCATCATGCTGGGGCTGTCGTTCCACTTGTCGAACACGCTGTTCTCGCACGTGGGGCTGCTGCATACGTGGCCACCGATCATCTCGGCGCTGGTGCCAGGCACGCTCTACCTGATGTTGGCGCTGCTGGCGCTGCGCTGGGTGGATCGTCACTGAGCCGGCACCGACGGACGCGCTGCCATGACCGCCTCCGCCCAGGCCCTGGTACTGTTCGCGCACGGGGCGCGCGATGCACGCTGGCGCGAACCGTTCGACCGGTTGCAGCAGAAGCTGGCCACCGCCCTGCCCCATTGCGAGGTGCGGCTGGCCTTCCTCGAACTGATGTCGCCCGGCCTGCCGGAATTGCTGGCCGATCTTGCGGCAAGCGGCGTGGCCGAGGTTACGGTGGTGCCGGTGTTCTTCGGCCAGGGTGGTCACCTGCGGCGCGACCTGCCCGCGCTGCTCGACCAATGCAGGCAAACCCATCCCGGCCTGCGCATCCATTGCGCCACGGCGGTGGGCGAAGCGGATGCGGTGCTGGACGCGATCGCGGCCTACTGCATCGCCTCGCTGCCAGCCGCCGCTACCGGACAGGCCTGACCCTGACCCGCGTGCCAATGACAAAAGCCCTGTGACGGCGACATGCCGTCACAGGGCTTCTTGTTTTTCGGGGACTGCGCGGAGTCAGGCGGCGCGCGGCGTACGGTCGATGGTCTCGCCAGCGTCGTCGCGCGGCGCTTCCGTCGCGCGCGCGGCCAGTGCCGCGCCGATCATCAGCAGGCTCGGCTGCACCGGATCGATCCAGGCCGCCGCTTCTCCCGCCGCCATCTGGCCAAGCGTGAATTCACGGCTGCGCTGCTGCGGCGTGGTGGCGGCTTCGACCACCCATGCCGGCGTCGACGCCGGCTTGCCATGCGCGATCAGTTGCGCGGCAATCGAGGCGGCCTGGTCGCGGCCCATGTAGTAGACCAGCGTATCGGCCTTGACCGCGGCCTCGATATCGGCGGAGCCTTCACCGTCCGCCGCCTTGGCCTGGGTGGCAAAGGCCACGCTGCGCGACACGCCGCGCTTGGTCAGCGGCTTGCCGATCGCCGAGGCGGCGGCCAGCGCGGCGGTAATGCCCGGCACCACCTCATACTCGATGCCGGCGGCTTCCAGCGCCTGCAGTTCCTCGTCGGCGCGGCCGAACAGCATCGGGTCGCCGCCCTTGAGGCGCACCACGCGCTCGTACTTGCTGGCGAGGTCGACGATCTGGCGGTTGATGAACAGCTGCGCGGTGGAGCGCTGGCCGCAGCGCTTGCCCACCTCGACCAGCTCCGCCTGCGGACACCAGGCCAGCATCTCCGGCGACACCAGTGCATCGTGCAGCACCACCTGGGCTTCGCCCAAAAGCCGTGCACCACGCACCGTAATGAGGTCTGCCGCACCGGGGCCTGCCCCGATGAGGGTCACCTTGCCGTAAGTCTTCTGAGCCTGCTTGTCCATCTGTTGCCCCTTCCCGTTCGTTACCGATCAGGAGAATGCACGGATCATGCCCGCGGCCACCGTGTGGTTGGTCGCTTCGTCGATCAGCACGAAGGCGCCCGTTGCCGGGTTGTCGCCATAGGCATCGCACACGATCGGCTTCTGCAGCGAGATCTGCACCGAACCGATATCGTTCAGGCGGATGTCATGGCGGCCGGTTTCGTGCGACAGCGTATGCACGTCCAGCACGCGGTCCACCGCCGACACGCGCGCGAACACGCTGGCCGTGGTGTGCTTGAGCACGTACTTGCGCGCCGGGTTCAGCGACTCGTCGTCGAACCAGCACAGGTCCGCCTGCAGCTTCTTGGCCGGCGCGGTGGCGGCATCGGCGGCGACGAACATGTCACCGCGTGATACATCGACGTCCTCGGCCAGGCGCACGGTGACCGTGTCGCCGACATTGGCGGATTCGGCGGCGCCGTTGGGCGTCAGCACTTCGGCCACCACCGCCTCGCGGTTGGCGGGCAGCACGCGCAGCTTCTGGCCCACGCGCACGGTGCCGGCTTCGATACGGCCGGCATAGCCGCGGAAGTCGTCCGACTGCGAACCGTCCTGGCGGATCACCAACTGCACCGGGAAGCGCAGCGCGGCGTCATCCTCGGGCGCGGCCTCTTCCACCGGCAGTTCTTCCAGCAGCGGCAGCAGCGGCTCGCCCTGGTACCAGGGCATGGCATCGCTCTCGTGCACGATGTTGTCGCCGCGCAGCGCCGACACCGGCACGTAGCGCACGTCCTTCAGGCCGAGCTGGGCGGCCAGTTCGGTGTAGGCGGTGCGGATTTCGTTGAAGCGCTGCTCGCTGTAGTCGACCAGGTCCATCTTGTTGACGGCCACGATCACGTGCCGGATCTCCAGCAGCTTCAGGATGGCCGAGTGGCGCTTGGTCTGCGCCAGCAGCTCGGCACGGCCGTCGGTGACGGTGACGCGGGTGGCATCGACCAGCACGATGGCCGCGTCCGCGGTCGAGGCGCCGGTGACCATGTTGCGGGTGTACTGCTCGTGGCCCGGCGTGTCCGCGATGATGAACTTGCGGCGCGCAGTCGAGAAGTAGCGGTAAGCCACGTCGATGGTGATGCCCTGCTCGCGCTCGGCTTCCAGGCCGTCGGTCAGCAACGAGAAGTCGATCTGCTCGCCGGCGGTGCGTTTGTTCTTGGCGTTGGTCAGCGCGGTCAGCTGGTCGGACAGCACGGCCTTGCTGTCGTACAGCAGGCGGCCGATCAGCGTGCTCTTGCCGTCGTCGACGGAGCCGGCGGTGATGAAGCGCAGCAGGCCTTGATGAGTTGCTTGGTGAGTCATGTTGAATTCCTTTGCTGCGTCCGGGATCAGAAGTAGCCTTCTTTCTTCCGGCGTTCCATCGAGGCTTCGCTGGTCTGGTCGTCCATGCGGGTCGCGCCGCGCTCGGTGATTTCGGTCACCGCGGTCTCGGCGATGATCGCTTCCGGCGAATCGGCAACGCTGGCCACCGGGCAGGTGCAGCTGATGTCGCCGACGGTGCGGAAGCGGACCGACAGCACTTCGCTGACGTCGCCGTCCTGCTTGGGGGTGATTGGCGTGACCGGCACCAGCAGGCCGTTCTTGCGCACCACTTCACGCTGGTGCGAATAGTAGATCGGCGGCAGCGCCAGCTTCTCGCGGGCGATGTACTGCCACACGTCCAGCTCGGTCCAGTTCGAGATCGGGAACACGCGCATCTGCTCGCCCTGTGCCATGCGGGCGTTGTACAGGCTCCACAGCTCGGGGCGCTGGGCCTTCGGGTCCCACTGGCCGAACTCGTCGCGGAACGAGAAGATGCGTTCCTTGGCGCGGGCCTTCTCTTCGTCGCGGCGGGCACCGCCCATCAGCGCGTCGAACTGGTGCGCCTCGATGGTTTCGAGCAGCGTCACGGCTTGTGCGGCGTTGCGCGAATCGGTTTCCTTGCGCAGGCGCACGGTGCCGCGCTTGATCGAGTCTTCCACATGGCCCACCACCAGGCGCGCACCCAGTTCGGCGACGCGCTGGTCACGGAATTCGATCACTTCCGGATAGTTATGGCCGGTGTCGATATGCACCAGCGGGAACGGCAGCTCGACCTTGCGGTCGCCCAGGCGGAACGCCTTCAGCGCCAGGTGCAGCATCACGATCGAGTCCTTACCGCCGGAGAACAGCAGCGCCGGGTTGCGGCACTCGGCCACCACTTCGCGGATGATGTAGATCGACTCGGCTTCGAGACGGTCGAGATGGTCGTTCTGTACCTGCAACAGGTGCGCCACGCTGCTGGTGGCTTCTGCGATGTCGTTCATGATGCCCATTTTTGTACCGGCCTCAATGCTTGATGTTCTGTTCGTGGAGCCCGCACTCTTTCGAGTCCTTGCTCTCCCACCACCAGCGTCCCGCGCGCACATCCTCGCCCGCGCGCACCGCACGCGTACACGGCTCGCAGCCGATGCTGGGATAGCCCTTGGCGTGCAGGTCGTTGATCGGCACGTTGTGGCGCTTCAGGTAGGCCCACACCTCGGCCTCGCTCCAGTCCGCCAGCGGATTGAACTTGGGGATACCGCGGGCCTCGTCCATTTCCTCGAACGGCAGCTCGGCGCGCGTGACGGCCTGCTCGCGGCGCTGGCCGGTCATCCAGGCGTCGGCGTGCGAGAGCGCGCGGTTGAGCGGCTCGACCTTGCGGATGCCGCAGCATTCCTTGCGCAGGTCAATGCTGTCGTAGAAGCCGTTCAGGCCATGCTTCTTCAGGTAGTTCTCGACGGCCTCCGCGTCCGGCGTGTACTGCTCGATGCTGTAGCCGTAGTGCGACTGCACCTTGTCCAGCACCGCCAGCGTCTCGGCGTGCAGGCGTCCGGTCTGCAGCGTGAAGACACGGATGCCAGCGCGCACGGCGGGGGTACCGCGCAGGATGGCATCAGTCAGCACCATGTCTTCAGCCGCCAGGCTCGAGGCAAAGCGCGCGCGGAAAAAACGCGAGGCGATGCCGGCCAGGCGCTCGCCCAGCTCGCGTTCCTTCTGCTCCAGCGCTTCGATGCTGCCGGTGTACTCCGGCGCCGCCCACAGCGCGGGCGGCCGCAGTCCCGACACCGCGCCGGCATCGACCACCGCGATCTCGCTCAGCACCGTGCTCATGCCGTTTCCTTCGGCTGCACGGCGCCGCCTTCGGTGCGGGCGCGGCGGAACAGCGGCAGCGGCTCGTCGACCGAAGCCTGGTAGGTCACGGTGAACTCGGTGAAGCCCTTGATGGCGTCGTCGATGCTCTTGTCGGCGCGCACCGCGAAGGCGTCGAAGCCGCAGCGCTTCATGAAGTTGAGCTGGTCGCGCAGCACGTCGCCGATGGCGCGCAGCTGGCCGTTCCAGTTATAGCGGGTGCGCAGCAGGTAGGCGGTCGAGAAGCCGCGGCCATCGCGGAACACCGGGAAGTCCACCGCCACCAGCGACACGCGCTCGAAGTACTGGGCCACGTCGCCCGGCTCGTCTTCCGGAGCCAGCCACACGCCGGTGCGGGCCACGTCGCGGCCGGCCAGCAGCGCTTCGTGGGCCAGCCACACCGACAGCGGGAACAGCACGGCGTCCTGGCTCTGCACGGCGGCAGCGATCTGCTCGTCGGTCAGCGGTTGTTCGGCGGTGCCGCGCAGCACGGTCCAGTTATCTTCGACGATGACCGGGACGACATTGGCGCCGTCGCGTTGCAGTTGAATAATCTTTGCCATGTTCAGTCTCCGGTCCTCAGGCCTCAGCGCGCTCGCGCGGCTGCTTGTCGGCGTACACGCGTTCCTTGAACGGCGCGATGCCGATGCGGGACAGGGTTTCGATAAAGCGTTCGTCCTCGATGCGGTTGGCAACGAAGGTGTCGATGATGCGGGTCACCACCTCGGGCATTTCCTCGGCGCTGAACGACGGGCCGATCACCTTGCCCAGCGCGGTCTTGTTGCCCTGGGCGCCGCCCAGCGTGACCTGGTACCACTCCGAACCGTCCTTGTCGACGCCCAGCACGCCGATGTTGCCGACGTGGTGGTGGCCGCAGGCGTTGATGCAGCCCGAGATGTTCAGCGAGATCTCGCCCAGGTCGTAGACGTAGTCCAGGTCGTCAAAACGGTCCTGGATCGCCTGCGCGATGGGGATCGACTTGGCGTTGGCCAGCGAGCAGAAGTCGCCGCCCGGGCAGGCGATGATGTCGGTCAGCAGGCCGATGTTGGGCGTGGCCAGGCCAGCCTTCTTGGCCAGTTGCCACAGCTCGTACAGGTCCTGCTTCTTCACGTCCGGCAGCACCAGGTTCTGCTCGTGCGCCACGCGCAGTTCGCCAAAGCCGAAGCGGTCGGCCAGGTCGGCCACGGTCTCGATCTGCGTGTCGGTGGCATCCCCCGGGGGCGAGGCCACGCCCGGCTTGGTCGACAGCGTCACCGCGGCGTAGCCCGGCACCTTGTGGCCGTGCACGCTGCGGCTGACCCAGCGCGCGAAGGCCTTGTCTTCCAGCAGGTGCTTCTCGTACGAGGTGTCGGTATCGGCCAGCTTCTCATAGGCCGGCGGCGCGAAGTACTGCGCCACGCGGTCGAACTCGGCCTGCGTCAGCGTGGCGGGGCCGTCCTTGCTGTGCTGCCATTCTTCCTCGACTTCCTGCGCGAACTTCTCCACGCCGATGGCCTTGACCAGGATCTTGATGCGGGCCTTGTACTTGTTGTCGCGGCGACCATAGCGGTTGTACACGCGGATCGCCGACTCGACGTAGGTCAGCATGTGCTGCCACGGCAGGTCTTCCTTGATCACCGAGCCCAGGATCGGCGTGCGGCCCAGGCCGCCACCGGCCAGGATCCGCAGGCGCACTTCGCCGTCAGCGTTCTTGTAGGCATAGATGCCGATGTCGTGCATCTGCACCACGGCGCGGTCGTCGGCCGAGGCGGAGATGGCGATCTTGAACTTGCGCGGCAGGAAGGCGAATTCCGGCTGGAAGGTGCTCCACTGGCGCAGCAGCTCGGCCAGCACACGCGGGTCCACCGACTCGTCCGGCGCGACGCCGGCGAAGTGGTCGGTGGTGATGTTGCGCACGCAGTTGCCCGAGGTCTGGATGGCGTGCATCTCGACGCTGGCCAGCTCGGCCAGCACGTCGGGCACGCGCTCCAGCTCCATCCAGTTGTACTGGATGTTCTGGCGCGTGGAGAAGTGGCCATAGCCGCGGTCATACTCGCGCGCGATATGGCCCAGCTTGCGCATCTGGTTCGACGACAGCAGGCCGTACGGAATCGCCACGCGCAGCATGTAGGCGTGACGCTGCATGTACAGGCCGTTCTGCAGCCGCAGCGGCAGGAACTCTTCCTCGGTCAGCTCGTCGGACAGGCGGCGGCGCACCTGGTCACGGAACTGGGCGACGCGCTCGGCGACGATGCGCTGGTCATATTGGTCGTACTGATACATGGCGGGGTCCGTTCAGTATTCGTTGAATTCAGGAAACGAGCTTGATGGCGACCAGCGTCAGCGTGGTTGCCAGTGCGGCACGCACGAGCCGTTCGGGCAGCGCCCGCGACAGTTGCGCGCCCAGCCAGATGCCGGGGATCGAGCCCACCAGCAGCGCCAGCAGCAAATTCCAGTCGACCGTGCCGAGCCACACATGGCCCAGCCCGGCAATCGCCGTCAGCGGGACGGCGTAGGCAATGTCGGTACCGGCGACTTCGGCCGGCTTCATATGGGGGTACAGCAGCAGGATCAGCGTGGCGCCGACCGCGCCGGCGCCAATCGACGATACCGTCACCAGCACGCCGATCACGGCACCGACCGCGATGGTGGCAATGACCTGGGCGCGGCCGTGCAGCTGGAAGCGCGGATTGCGTTCCAGCCAGGCCAGCATCTGCTTGCGGAACAGCAGCGACAATACGGTCAGCAGCACTGACACGCCGATGGTCACGCGGATCGCGTGCAGCCACTGGGCGTTGAGTTCACCTGCGCTCTTGAGCACCAGGATCGCGGCCACCGCCGTCGGCAGGCTGCCGATGCACAGGCGCCGCACCACCTGCCACTGCACATGGCCGTGGGCGCGGTGCGCGATGGTGCCGAAACCCTTGGTGATGGCCGCGAAGGCCAGGTCGGTGCCGACCGCGGTCGCCGGCGAGAAGCCGAACAGCAGCGTCAGCAGCGGCGTCATCAACGAGCCTCCACCCACCCCGGTCAGACCGACGAGGACGCCTACAAACAGACCGGAAACGGTATAGGCAACAGACATGGAGGACTCGGCTGGGCCTGGCCAGTGGGTCTCGCATCACAAAGTGGCTGCTGCGAGAGGACGCACTGAGGGCAGGCTGTTCATTAACAAAGTTCGAGAATCGTAATAAACTGGCCTCATACCTCAAACTAATAAGAAGTTGTTTGTTTATACGAACCTAGATATATGAACCTGCACCAGTTTCGCTTCGTGCGCGAAGCCGTCCGGCAGAACTACAACCTGACCGAGGCCGCCAAAGCGCTCTACACATCACAACCCGGTGTGTCCAAGGCCATCATCGAGCTGGAAGAAGAGCTGGGCGTCGATATCTTCACGCGCCACGGCAAGCGCATCCGCAGCCTGACCGAGCCTGGGCGGCGCATTCTCAGCTCCGTGGAGAAGATCCTGCAGGAGGTGGAAAGCCTGAAGCGCGTCGGCATGGACTATGCGGCACAGGACCAGGGCAACTTCACCATCGCCACCACCCACACGCAGGCCCGCTACGCACTGCCTCGGGTGATCGGCGAGTTCACCAAGCGCTACCCCAAGGTGCGGCTGTCGATCCAGCAGGGCAACCCGACGCAGATCGCCGACATGCTGCTGCACGACCAGGCCGATATCGGTATCGCCACGGAAGGCATCACCAACGACAAGAACCTGGTGTCGTTGCCGGGCTACCAGTGGACGCATATGGTGATTACGCCACCCGACCACCCGCTGCTGGACAAGAAGCACCTGGCGATCGAGGACCTGATGGGCTACCCGCTGATCACCTACGACCCCAACTTCGCCGGGCGGCCCAAGATCGACAAGGCCTTCGAGCTGCGCCACCTGAAGCCC includes the following:
- a CDS encoding permease (K07091: lptF; lipopolysaccharide export system permease protein) — encoded protein: MILQQALRRELAYTAGAVFLVMLTFMLTSLVIRILGLAANGKASPNDVLMLIGLATIGYLSILLSATLFISTLIVLTRWYKDSEMVVWFSAGISLRDLVKPVLQFAAPLIVLALLLGMFAWPWANQQSALFRDRFEQRGVISMIAAGRFIEPAKANYVLFIEGIDADMKHARNVFVANSEADKIGVALAHQGSFETMPNGDRLVVMENGRRYSGTPGQIDYRIIEFERYAVKVDSKPPESEAKLPPKSRDTIDLIRNPTPENLGELVWRISLPILAFNFVMIAIPLAYVNPRLGRYTPLVFAVLIYLTYSNLINLSQSWVRSGAIPFWLAWWPIHLAVFLGALMLFRYRQNRSLGGWRAVFGLRRRNAAPTGGRA
- a CDS encoding permease (K11720: lptG; lipopolysaccharide export system permease protein), producing the protein MRILRVYERYFGRLVYGVFAFILFAVLSLFVFFDMLNELENVNSQYTSLVALFHVLLQAPTRVYEVLPIAVLISAIYVFSQLASQSEYTIFRVAGLNTRQALFSLFKLAVPLALVTFIFGEFIGPRAEQYAQKIKLEAIGATVSAGFRSGVWVKDRDKDATDGGEITRFVNVAGLRPDQTITGITIYEFDPEYRLRVIRVAQEGRYQGGQSWELQNVSETRFAELAKTAQPTPAAQPAARSDALAPVFRAEQMKFPRVTMHSELTPQILSVLLVTPERMSTLDLFRYIRHLRDNKQDTQRYEIAFWKKVIYPLTLFVMVALALPFAYLHARAGAVGVKVFGGIMLGLSFHLSNTLFSHVGLLHTWPPIISALVPGTLYLMLALLALRWVDRH
- a CDS encoding cobalamin biosynthesis protein CbiX (K03795: cbiX; sirohydrochlorin cobaltochelatase [EC:4.99.1.3]) gives rise to the protein MTASAQALVLFAHGARDARWREPFDRLQQKLATALPHCEVRLAFLELMSPGLPELLADLAASGVAEVTVVPVFFGQGGHLRRDLPALLDQCRQTHPGLRIHCATAVGEADAVLDAIAAYCIASLPAAATGQA
- a CDS encoding uroporphyrin-III C-methyltransferase (K02303: cobA; uroporphyrin-III C-methyltransferase [EC:2.1.1.107]) yields the protein MDKQAQKTYGKVTLIGAGPGAADLITVRGARLLGEAQVVLHDALVSPEMLAWCPQAELVEVGKRCGQRSTAQLFINRQIVDLASKYERVVRLKGGDPMLFGRADEELQALEAAGIEYEVVPGITAALAAASAIGKPLTKRGVSRSVAFATQAKAADGEGSADIEAAVKADTLVYYMGRDQAASIAAQLIAHGKPASTPAWVVEAATTPQQRSREFTLGQMAAGEAAAWIDPVQPSLLMIGAALAARATEAPRDDAGETIDRTPRAA
- a CDS encoding sulfate adenylyltransferase (K00956: cysN; sulfate adenylyltransferase subunit 1 [EC:2.7.7.4]); translated protein: MTHQATHQGLLRFITAGSVDDGKSTLIGRLLYDSKAVLSDQLTALTNAKNKRTAGEQIDFSLLTDGLEAEREQGITIDVAYRYFSTARRKFIIADTPGHEQYTRNMVTGASTADAAIVLVDATRVTVTDGRAELLAQTKRHSAILKLLEIRHVIVAVNKMDLVDYSEQRFNEIRTAYTELAAQLGLKDVRYVPVSALRGDNIVHESDAMPWYQGEPLLPLLEELPVEEAAPEDDAALRFPVQLVIRQDGSQSDDFRGYAGRIEAGTVRVGQKLRVLPANREAVVAEVLTPNGAAESANVGDTVTVRLAEDVDVSRGDMFVAADAATAPAKKLQADLCWFDDESLNPARKYVLKHTTASVFARVSAVDRVLDVHTLSHETGRHDIRLNDIGSVQISLQKPIVCDAYGDNPATGAFVLIDEATNHTVAAGMIRAFS
- a CDS encoding sulfate adenylyltransferase subunit 2 (with CysN catalyzes the formation of adenylylsulfate from sulfate and ATP~K00957: cysD; sulfate adenylyltransferase subunit 2 [EC:2.7.7.4]), with amino-acid sequence MGIMNDIAEATSSVAHLLQVQNDHLDRLEAESIYIIREVVAECRNPALLFSGGKDSIVMLHLALKAFRLGDRKVELPFPLVHIDTGHNYPEVIEFRDQRVAELGARLVVGHVEDSIKRGTVRLRKETDSRNAAQAVTLLETIEAHQFDALMGGARRDEEKARAKERIFSFRDEFGQWDPKAQRPELWSLYNARMAQGEQMRVFPISNWTELDVWQYIAREKLALPPIYYSHQREVVRKNGLLVPVTPITPKQDGDVSEVLSVRFRTVGDISCTCPVASVADSPEAIIAETAVTEITERGATRMDDQTSEASMERRKKEGYF
- a CDS encoding phosphoadenosine phosphosulfate reductase (K00390: cysH; phosphoadenosine phosphosulfate reductase [EC:1.8.4.8]) — its product is MSTVLSEIAVVDAGAVSGLRPPALWAAPEYTGSIEALEQKERELGERLAGIASRFFRARFASSLAAEDMVLTDAILRGTPAVRAGIRVFTLQTGRLHAETLAVLDKVQSHYGYSIEQYTPDAEAVENYLKKHGLNGFYDSIDLRKECCGIRKVEPLNRALSHADAWMTGQRREQAVTRAELPFEEMDEARGIPKFNPLADWSEAEVWAYLKRHNVPINDLHAKGYPSIGCEPCTRAVRAGEDVRAGRWWWESKDSKECGLHEQNIKH
- a CDS encoding oxidoreductase — protein: MAKIIQLQRDGANVVPVIVEDNWTVLRGTAEQPLTDEQIAAAVQSQDAVLFPLSVWLAHEALLAGRDVARTGVWLAPEDEPGDVAQYFERVSLVAVDFPVFRDGRGFSTAYLLRTRYNWNGQLRAIGDVLRDQLNFMKRCGFDAFAVRADKSIDDAIKGFTEFTVTYQASVDEPLPLFRRARTEGGAVQPKETA
- a CDS encoding sulfite reductase (K00381: cysI; sulfite reductase (NADPH) hemoprotein beta-component [EC:1.8.1.2]); protein product: MYQYDQYDQRIVAERVAQFRDQVRRRLSDELTEEEFLPLRLQNGLYMQRHAYMLRVAIPYGLLSSNQMRKLGHIAREYDRGYGHFSTRQNIQYNWMELERVPDVLAELASVEMHAIQTSGNCVRNITTDHFAGVAPDESVDPRVLAELLRQWSTFQPEFAFLPRKFKIAISASADDRAVVQMHDIGIYAYKNADGEVRLRILAGGGLGRTPILGSVIKEDLPWQHMLTYVESAIRVYNRYGRRDNKYKARIKILVKAIGVEKFAQEVEEEWQHSKDGPATLTQAEFDRVAQYFAPPAYEKLADTDTSYEKHLLEDKAFARWVSRSVHGHKVPGYAAVTLSTKPGVASPPGDATDTQIETVADLADRFGFGELRVAHEQNLVLPDVKKQDLYELWQLAKKAGLATPNIGLLTDIIACPGGDFCSLANAKSIPIAQAIQDRFDDLDYVYDLGEISLNISGCINACGHHHVGNIGVLGVDKDGSEWYQVTLGGAQGNKTALGKVIGPSFSAEEMPEVVTRIIDTFVANRIEDERFIETLSRIGIAPFKERVYADKQPRERAEA
- a CDS encoding membrane protein (K07090: K07090) yields the protein MSVAYTVSGLFVGVLVGLTGVGGGSLMTPLLTLLFGFSPATAVGTDLAFAAITKGFGTIAHRAHGHVQWQVVRRLCIGSLPTAVAAILVLKSAGELNAQWLHAIRVTIGVSVLLTVLSLLFRKQMLAWLERNPRFQLHGRAQVIATIAVGAVIGVLVTVSSIGAGAVGATLILLLYPHMKPAEVAGTDIAYAVPLTAIAGLGHVWLGTVDWNLLLALLVGSIPGIWLGAQLSRALPERLVRAALATTLTLVAIKLVS